A stretch of the Desulfobacter sp. genome encodes the following:
- the tsaA gene encoding tRNA (N6-threonylcarbamoyladenosine(37)-N6)-methyltransferase TrmO encodes MIHFSPIGKIETPFTQPSEMPIQPSGAKGIQGRIHIDQDYEQGLDDLDGFSHIILLYHFHRSKGFDLMVTPFLDNTQRGLFSTRAPRRPNAIGLSIVRLISRKKNILEIKDIDVLDQTPLIDIKPYVPKFDTKEVTSCGWLEKAQDNAATLKSDNRFVRP; translated from the coding sequence ATGATACATTTTTCACCCATCGGCAAAATTGAAACGCCCTTTACCCAGCCTTCAGAGATGCCGATCCAGCCCAGCGGCGCAAAGGGGATACAAGGAAGGATCCATATTGATCAGGACTATGAACAGGGCCTTGACGATTTAGACGGGTTCTCCCATATTATCCTGCTCTATCATTTTCACAGGTCCAAGGGATTTGACCTCATGGTCACCCCTTTTCTGGACAATACCCAGAGAGGACTATTTTCCACAAGAGCGCCCCGGCGGCCCAATGCCATCGGGCTTTCCATTGTCCGCCTGATCTCTCGAAAGAAAAATATCCTGGAGATCAAAGACATTGATGTTCTGGATCAGACCCCCTTGATTGATATCAAACCCTATGTCCCGAAATTTGACACCAAAGAGGTGACATCCTGCGGATGGCTGGAAAAAGCCCAAGACAATGCCGCCACCCTTAAATCCGACAATCGGTTTGTCAGGCCATGA
- a CDS encoding sulfate permease → MNSKYQFNRNEFAGSMGDLGTILPLALGMVMVNRLSPTGVFFSLGLFYLLAGIYYGITVPVEPMKLIGAYAVATSMTIHQIQASSLLMAASLMLIGLTGTMDRFGRYIPTSVIRGIQLSTGMLLMTKGIKMMAGDSSIQAMKNMAEPYLKIQALGPVPIGLVIGAAGVLTTLVFLNNKKLPAGLIVIVLGMVTGLLLGTGQGLDQLKPGLYFPALIPYGFPQGMDFSYAIFAVVLPQMPMTLGNAVIAQADLSKTYFGKAARKMTYAALCISMALGNILSFGFGGMPMCHGAGGLAAHYRFGARTAGSNLIIGFIMMGLVLVLGTGFLSILFLIPMAILGVLLIFAGSQLAITIIDMTTRNDFFVAVSILAITLASNLAIGAVIGLALAYALKRIKI, encoded by the coding sequence ATGAATTCAAAATACCAATTCAACCGGAATGAATTTGCAGGATCCATGGGGGATCTGGGCACCATTTTGCCCCTGGCCCTGGGCATGGTGATGGTGAACAGGCTGAGCCCCACAGGGGTCTTCTTTTCCCTGGGACTTTTTTATCTGCTTGCCGGGATCTATTACGGAATTACCGTGCCCGTGGAACCCATGAAGCTGATCGGGGCCTATGCCGTGGCCACCTCCATGACCATCCACCAGATCCAGGCCTCTTCTCTGCTCATGGCGGCAAGCCTGATGCTCATCGGCCTCACAGGCACCATGGACCGGTTCGGCCGGTATATCCCCACATCCGTGATCCGGGGCATCCAGCTGTCCACAGGCATGCTCCTCATGACCAAGGGAATTAAAATGATGGCCGGGGACTCTAGTATCCAGGCCATGAAAAACATGGCTGAGCCTTATCTGAAAATCCAGGCATTAGGGCCTGTGCCCATCGGCCTTGTCATCGGTGCGGCAGGCGTACTGACCACCCTGGTCTTTTTAAACAATAAAAAATTGCCCGCAGGCCTGATTGTCATTGTCCTGGGCATGGTGACAGGGCTGTTGCTGGGCACAGGACAAGGGCTTGACCAGCTAAAACCCGGACTATATTTTCCCGCACTCATCCCCTATGGGTTTCCCCAGGGCATGGATTTTTCCTATGCCATTTTTGCCGTGGTTCTGCCCCAGATGCCCATGACCCTTGGCAATGCCGTCATTGCCCAGGCCGACCTGTCCAAAACCTATTTTGGCAAGGCTGCCCGGAAAATGACCTATGCAGCCCTGTGTATTTCCATGGCCCTGGGCAATATCTTAAGCTTTGGATTCGGAGGCATGCCCATGTGCCACGGCGCCGGAGGGCTGGCCGCCCATTACAGGTTCGGCGCCAGGACCGCCGGATCCAACCTGATCATCGGTTTTATCATGATGGGGCTGGTGCTGGTGCTGGGCACGGGATTTTTGTCCATCCTCTTTCTCATTCCCATGGCCATTCTCGGGGTATTGCTCATCTTTGCCGGCAGCCAGCTGGCCATCACCATCATTGATATGACCACCCGGAACGATTTCTTTGTGGCCGTATCCATCCTGGCCATTACCCTGGCATCCAACCTGGCCATTGGTGCGGTAATCGGCCTGGCACTGGCCTATGCACTCAAACGGATAAAAATCTGA
- a CDS encoding chemotaxis protein has translation MANEIKELSKQTSDATLDIQAQVDEIQETASGSVDVIQDISTIVTQVSEIVYTIASAIEEQSIATQEIAQNTANVSQGISEANQQVSQGSSAAREITQSIQEVHLSSEDMNTASSQIKQSAFNLTDLADTLGQRMSRFKV, from the coding sequence GTGGCCAATGAAATCAAGGAGTTGTCCAAGCAGACTTCTGATGCCACCCTGGACATCCAGGCCCAGGTGGATGAAATTCAGGAGACAGCATCCGGGTCTGTGGATGTGATCCAGGATATTTCCACCATTGTCACCCAGGTGAGCGAGATTGTCTATACCATTGCCTCGGCCATTGAGGAGCAGTCCATTGCCACCCAGGAGATTGCCCAGAATACTGCCAATGTATCCCAGGGGATCTCAGAGGCCAATCAGCAGGTCAGCCAAGGCTCTTCTGCTGCCCGGGAGATTACCCAGTCCATTCAGGAGGTTCACCTTTCTTCTGAAGATATGAACACCGCGTCCAGCCAGATCAAGCAAAGTGCCTTTAACCTGACAGATCTGGCAGATACTTTGGGTCAGCGCATGTCACGGTTCAAGGTCTGA
- a CDS encoding methyl-accepting chemotaxis protein, whose translation MKVLIDSVGKKISLIIILSILSSAILMMVSFSFFGKIAQIGNIVKSAYDYEVLMGTAKFEFEKFKATKKDHHLDGFNKAMARVTRTDGTIGAIYRLMDQGMSASEAVVEFRNTGVDANEGQEAAANLINTLMGHPLLVNMVDVAEKAHGMSTRWEGLVKDYAGTTDSGQKAKQLSEIDSIVGDLPALLETFHGAMKDVADHLSATIKRIFLIIGGVMVGLIIGIAIIITRSITKPLAQTVTHVNDIADGDFLNTLEIKNTDELGTMVKAMNQMGGRLKEMVLEIKKGIDTLNSSVGDLSSFSDQMSENASSNAEKSNIVAAAAEEMSINMASVSDSMETSAQNTNSVVTAVEEMTATINEIAKNTETAKTIAQNAVSQSRDAADQMTRLDKAALSIGQVTEAIRDISSQTDLLSLNATIEAARAG comes from the coding sequence ATGAAGGTGTTGATAGATTCCGTGGGAAAGAAAATTTCATTGATTATTATTTTATCCATTCTTTCAAGCGCCATTCTCATGATGGTCAGTTTTTCATTTTTTGGAAAAATTGCCCAGATCGGGAATATTGTTAAATCTGCCTATGACTATGAAGTCTTAATGGGAACGGCCAAGTTTGAGTTTGAAAAATTTAAAGCCACAAAAAAAGATCATCACCTGGACGGGTTTAACAAGGCCATGGCCAGGGTTACCCGCACAGACGGGACCATTGGTGCGATTTACAGGCTCATGGACCAGGGCATGTCGGCCTCAGAGGCTGTGGTCGAGTTCCGCAACACAGGGGTAGATGCCAACGAGGGTCAGGAGGCTGCGGCCAACCTTATCAACACCCTGATGGGACATCCTCTGCTGGTCAATATGGTGGACGTGGCTGAAAAGGCCCATGGGATGAGTACCCGATGGGAGGGACTGGTAAAAGACTACGCCGGCACCACAGATTCCGGTCAAAAAGCCAAACAGCTCAGTGAGATTGATAGCATCGTGGGAGATCTGCCGGCCTTGCTCGAGACCTTTCACGGGGCCATGAAAGATGTGGCAGATCATCTTTCCGCTACCATTAAGCGGATTTTTCTCATCATCGGCGGGGTCATGGTGGGGTTGATCATCGGTATTGCCATTATTATTACCCGGTCCATTACAAAGCCTCTGGCCCAGACCGTAACTCATGTTAACGATATTGCAGATGGTGATTTTCTCAATACCCTGGAAATTAAAAATACGGATGAACTGGGAACAATGGTCAAGGCCATGAATCAGATGGGGGGCCGCCTTAAGGAGATGGTGCTGGAGATTAAAAAAGGGATAGACACCTTGAACTCTTCTGTCGGGGATCTGTCTTCATTTTCAGATCAGATGTCGGAAAATGCTTCTTCAAATGCGGAAAAATCCAATATTGTTGCGGCTGCCGCAGAAGAGATGAGTATCAACATGGCTTCGGTCTCTGATAGCATGGAAACCTCTGCCCAGAATACCAATTCTGTGGTCACGGCTGTGGAAGAGATGACCGCCACCATTAATGAGATTGCCAAAAACACGGAGACCGCCAAGACCATTGCCCAAAATGCCGTGTCCCAGTCCAGGGATGCTGCCGATCAAATGACCCGGCTGGACAAGGCGGCCCTGTCCATCGGTCAGGTCACAGAGGCCATTCGGGATATTTCTTCCCAGACCGACCTTCTCTCGTTAAATGCCACCATTGAAGCGGCCAGAGCCGGGTAG
- a CDS encoding FAD binding domain-containing protein: MFELNEFCRVDHLEQADTLLHQDRKNVILGGLLWMRMGTRKYHIGIDLSGLGLDQITDQGKEIEIGAMTSLRQVEISALLENNFGPVLRQAMAHIVGTQFRTLASVGGSVFSRFGFSDLITALLVLDTKVHTYRGGIIPLANFLDHFPGRDILVKLSIPKQKIDTTYQSLRKSATDFPILAAALSRCNGQWKIAMGARPFRAALAVKAAQLLSQNPTQMDEACTALVAETRFGSDLQGSKAYREHMACTLVKRGVKIICS, from the coding sequence GTGTTTGAATTAAACGAATTTTGCAGGGTGGATCACCTGGAACAGGCAGACACCCTGCTGCACCAGGATAGAAAAAACGTCATCCTGGGCGGCCTACTCTGGATGCGAATGGGCACCCGCAAGTACCATATTGGAATTGATCTGTCAGGCCTGGGCCTGGACCAGATTACTGACCAGGGAAAAGAAATTGAAATCGGGGCCATGACCAGTCTGCGCCAGGTGGAAATTTCTGCCCTTCTGGAAAATAATTTTGGACCGGTCTTAAGGCAGGCCATGGCCCACATTGTGGGAACCCAGTTCAGGACCCTTGCAAGTGTCGGGGGATCGGTCTTTTCCCGGTTTGGATTTTCAGATCTCATCACCGCCCTTCTGGTTCTGGACACAAAGGTCCACACTTACAGGGGGGGCATCATTCCTCTGGCAAACTTTTTAGACCATTTTCCTGGCCGGGATATCCTGGTCAAATTATCCATTCCCAAACAAAAGATCGACACCACCTATCAAAGCCTTCGCAAGAGTGCCACGGACTTTCCCATCCTGGCCGCAGCGTTAAGCCGCTGCAACGGCCAGTGGAAAATTGCCATGGGCGCCCGGCCTTTTCGGGCAGCTCTGGCCGTGAAAGCGGCACAACTGCTCTCCCAAAATCCAACCCAGATGGATGAGGCCTGCACCGCCCTGGTCGCCGAAACACGATTTGGCAGCGATTTGCAGGGCAGCAAGGCCTATCGGGAGCATATGGCCTGCACATTAGTCAAACGGGGGGTAAAGATCATATGCAGTTAA
- a CDS encoding 2Fe-2S iron-sulfur cluster binding domain-containing protein codes for MQLKIRLQCTINAEAYDMDIAPDTLLIDLLRSLGFSSLKQGCDTANCGLCTVWMNKVPVLAGNVQNSVSRFRFPDLPQRQRK; via the coding sequence ATGCAGTTAAAAATCCGGCTTCAATGTACCATCAACGCAGAGGCCTATGACATGGACATCGCCCCTGACACCCTGCTCATTGACCTGTTAAGATCCCTTGGATTTTCAAGCCTAAAACAAGGATGCGACACGGCCAACTGCGGGCTGTGCACCGTATGGATGAACAAGGTGCCTGTGCTTGCCGGGAATGTTCAGAATTCTGTGTCACGGTTTCGGTTCCCGGATCTGCCTCAGCGCCAGCGGAAGTAA
- a CDS encoding IS256 family transposase translates to MTEENTEFDFQKALKGIQEGKPFTGKGGVLTSLIKNLVEAALEGELESHLGQEVSANRRNGKSKKTIKSLDGKFELKTPRDRAGTFSPQIVKKHQTTLSDEIERKIIALYGLGMSYNDMASHLQEIYGLEISNATLSTITDKIIHTVKEWQARPLENVYPIVWLDAIHYKVRENGKVSSKAVYTILGVNIEGRKEVLGLYISENEGANFWLQVLTDLSNRGVKDILIACVDGLKGFPEAIETIFPDTEVQLCVVHQIRNSLKYVGSKNKKEFMADLKRVYKAVNKDLAEEELDILENKWNDKYPIVIKSWRNNWERLSHFFKYPEEIRRIIYTTNTIEAVHRQFRKLTKTKGSFPNQDSLLKLLYMGIQNASKKWTMPIQNWSLTISQLAIFFEGRLDKELGI, encoded by the coding sequence ATGACCGAAGAAAACACCGAATTTGATTTTCAAAAAGCCCTTAAAGGCATCCAGGAAGGTAAACCCTTCACAGGTAAGGGCGGCGTCCTTACATCATTAATCAAAAATCTTGTTGAAGCTGCTCTTGAAGGAGAGTTGGAGTCCCATCTCGGGCAGGAAGTTTCTGCCAACCGCCGTAATGGAAAAAGCAAAAAGACCATTAAATCCCTGGATGGTAAATTTGAGCTAAAAACCCCGCGTGACAGGGCCGGAACCTTCTCTCCACAGATCGTCAAAAAACATCAGACAACGCTCAGCGATGAAATTGAAAGAAAGATAATAGCCCTTTACGGCCTGGGCATGAGTTATAATGATATGGCTTCCCATTTACAGGAAATCTATGGACTTGAGATTTCAAATGCCACTCTGAGCACCATTACCGATAAAATCATCCATACCGTCAAAGAATGGCAGGCCAGGCCGTTGGAAAATGTGTACCCAATCGTATGGCTTGATGCCATACATTATAAAGTACGAGAAAACGGAAAGGTCAGCAGCAAAGCCGTTTACACAATTCTTGGGGTGAATATCGAGGGCCGCAAAGAGGTTCTTGGGCTGTACATATCCGAGAATGAGGGTGCGAACTTCTGGCTGCAGGTGTTAACAGACCTTTCAAACCGAGGGGTAAAAGATATCCTGATTGCCTGTGTTGATGGTCTAAAAGGTTTTCCCGAGGCCATTGAGACCATATTCCCGGACACAGAAGTTCAACTCTGCGTAGTCCACCAGATCCGAAATTCATTGAAATACGTTGGTTCCAAAAATAAAAAGGAATTTATGGCAGATCTAAAACGTGTTTATAAAGCGGTCAATAAGGATCTGGCCGAAGAAGAACTGGATATCTTGGAAAATAAATGGAATGACAAATACCCGATTGTGATAAAATCCTGGCGGAACAACTGGGAACGCCTCAGTCATTTCTTTAAATATCCAGAAGAGATTCGACGGATAATATACACCACAAATACCATTGAGGCTGTGCATCGACAGTTTCGAAAACTGACCAAAACAAAGGGATCATTCCCGAACCAGGACAGCCTGTTAAAGCTGCTTTACATGGGGATCCAGAACGCCAGTAAAAAATGGACAATGCCGATTCAAAATTGGTCACTGACAATTTCCCAGTTGGCAATTTTCTTTGAAGGCCGGCTGGATAAAGAGCTGGGAATTTGA